The Saprospiraceae bacterium region ATTTGTTGGCCGTTGAGGGTTCACCAAAACTAAACATCAGCAGAAGTGGATTCCATCCCAATAACAGGGTAAGGATTGGCAGCCATATATTTTTCCAATGAAAGAATAACCAGAATAATGCCAATAAAATATTGATGATAAAAACAACAGGAATGAATAAACTCGATATGGAGAACATCCAGAAAACTGAAGGCTCCAGACCTACCATGATATATATGACCACACATACAAAGAACCAAACGATATTTAAGGATAAAATAAATCTAAGCATGATTCACTCTTTACTCCTTCGATCGAGAAAGGATCTTTCTTCTTCACTTAAAGCCTGAATTCCCTGTTTATGTATTTTATCCAGAATTTTATTCAATCGGTCTTCACCAGGTTTTTCAGAGTCGTGGCCGGATTCCCGTTTCTGAAACTTTACAGTCCTTGATTTTTTCGTGGATTTTGGGATTGAAAATTGTTGGATAAAATCCATCTGTATGCCTTTTCGCAGAAACACGATGTAAAGATAACCCCACAAGGCCCCGCCCAGATGTGCAAAGTGTCCGCCGGAATTGCTGTTTTGTCCTGCAAATAAAATATCCAGTACCAGGATGATCATGGCTAAGTATTTAAGCTGGACATTTCCAAAAATAAACAGTCGGATGTTGTATGTTGGAGAGATGGTTGCTGCTGCAAACAACAAGCCGTTGACAGCGGCTGATGCACCGTAGGCGTGTACTTCAATATGCTTGTACCAGGGGATGAATTGTGCCGAAATTAAAAACACCAGGGCTCCGAAGAGTGCAGCTTCAAAGAAAATATATTTCGAATGCCGGTGTCCAATCAGATCTTCTACAATTCCGGCAAACCAATAAAGCCACATCATATTCCAAAGTAAATGGAAGAATCCCTCGTGAACGAAGATGTGGGTAAGCCAAACCCAAATATGCCAGACATTATCCATCCACTCCGAAGACAAACTTACTGAATGAATGATATCGTAATAAGCTACGCCTGCTATTCCGCCGTTGCTAAAAGTGAACCAGGCCTTTAAAACATTGAGCAATAAAAAAACCACAATACAAATGGCAATGCACTGGATCCAGAATCCTCCGGTCTTTAGTTTATATCGAATGTCTTTGAGAATTGAATCAAACATATCAGGGTCGGGCACGCCAAAAATACAACAATATAAATCCCATCAAGGCCCCACCCAAATGCGCGTAGTGGGCGATTCCCGTATGGTAACCGCTTAAACCCCAGATCAAATCACCTGCCAGAAAAAACATAGCGAGATATTTAGCTTTCACGGGTATGGGTATAAACAAAAGACTCATGGGTAGATTTGGATACAAATATGCAAGACCGATAAACAAACCATTGATCGCTCCGGAAGCGCCAACCACCGGAATATATGCTTCTGATTCTGCACCCATATATTGAATGATAATAAATTTAGACAAGATGTGCAGGATGGCACCACCCAATCCACAAGCCAGATAATAGGCCGTAAATTTTTTAGTTCCCAGACTTTGTTCCATGAGTGGCCCAATGAAAAATAAGGACAACATGTTGAAAAGCAAATGATTGGCACTGCCATGCATAAACATGTGTGTAATCACCTGCCAGGGCTGAAACATCGGTGTCCCGGGATAAAACAAATATAGCTGATGCTTGAAGTCAGCCATTATACTCAATGAAGCAAAAAATAAAATAATGTTGATAAACAGAAGATGTTTAACGGCGTCTGTAATTTGGAACATGCGTTAACTGAATTTTTTTTGTAATTCTTCAATACTCAAATGAAAGATACATTTTTTCCCGGAAGGACTGGTATAAGGTATTTCACAAAGAAACAACTGTTCAACAAGTTTTTCAATTTCTTCTGCTTGCAGAGTCTTATTTCTTTTCAGTGCTGCCGCGGAAGCCAGGGATTGGGCAATGTGATCCGTAAATGGTAGTTGTATTTCCTGATTCCGTTTGTATTCTTCCATTACATTTTCGACCAGTAATTGCTCGATGGAGGGAATTTTAATTTCCGCAGGAATACCATGAATCACAAATGAATTGCTGCCAAAGGCTTCGATTTCAAAACCGGCATAACTTAAAGGTTCGAGAATTTCATTCAATAAAGCAGCATCCTGAGTGGTGAGGTGCAAAGTCTGAGGGAAGAGCAATTTTTGCGTCAGGCGGGATTTCGATTGAATTCTCTGTTTGTAGTATTCGTATAGTATTCTTTCGCTTGCCAGGTGCTGGTCGATAATGGTAATCCCGGTATTCAGCTGCACGATGATGTAACTCGATAAATACTGATAGGCTTTGAATGAAGATGCGACTTCGCCCAGCTCCAGGTTTTGAACACCGGGGTCAGAATTCATTCGCGAATCAATAATTTGGGTTTGTTCCGTGGCCTCCGGGTCCTCAGATGGAAATGCAACCTGATCCCATCTGATATTTTTGGAGTTCTCTGCAATTGGGGAAAAACCCGATGCCATCACATGTTGGAATTCGCCGGTTAAAGCACGGTCGATTCCCGGATTTGCTGAATCAAAATCGATCATGGGGGTAAAACTGTACTGAGATAAGCTATACCTCACTGCCGCTTTTAGAAATTGATAGACCAGTTTATCTTCTTCAAATTTGATTTCATTTTTGGTTGGGTGGACATTGATATCGATTTTTTCGGGATCGATATTCAAAAACAATACATAAAACGGATATGTATCGTCCTGCAGGATCTGATCGTAGGCCGCCTGAACGGCATGTTGCAAATATGAACTCCTGATGGCTCGTCGGTTTACAAAAAGGTACTGCTCGCCCCTGGTTTTGCGCGCAATTTCAGGTTTGCCAATAAAGCCACTGATTTCCAGAACATCGGATTGAGGTTGCACCACCAACAATGCTTCCTGATATTTTTTTCCAAAAACTGCAATGATGCGCTGTTTCAGATTTGAAGGAGTCAGTTTGTATTTTATTTCATCATTGATCTGGAGACTGAATGAAATTTCAGGAAATGAAACAGCCTGATAAATAAACTCATCGACGATGTGTCTTAATTCAATCGAATCCGATTTGAGAAATTTCCGTCTTGCGGGCACATTAAAAAACAAGTTTTTAACCTGAATCTGAGTTCCCGGGTTGCAGGCACAAGGCTCCTGGTTTTTTATTTTGGATTCCGTGATCACAATCCGGGTACCGGTTACATGATCGTGAGGCTTCGTTTTTAATTCAACTTGTGCTACCGAGGCTATTGATGCCAGAGCTTCTCCTCTGAATCCTTTGGTTTGAATTTTAAAAAGATCATCGGCATTGAGAATTTTCGAAGTAGCATGCCGCTCAAATGCCATTCTCGCATCAGTAGGACTCATTCCGCATCCATTGTCGTGAATTTGAATCAGGGTTTTGCCGGCATCGCGGATCAGCAGCTTGATATCAGAAGCACCTGAATCGAGTGCATTATCAATGAGTTCCTTAACCACTGAAGCAGGTCTTTGGATCACTTCTCCTGCTGCAATTTGGTTGATCACTCCATCCGGTAAAAGTCTGATTATATCAGCCATATATGTTATCTAAAACAGGATGTAAGGTAAGGTGTTTTCACAGGACTACAATCTAACAAAATTCAAATTACTAAGGTTCTGAACCTTGAAAAATTAAAAATTCAAATATAGTTCATAGAGATGGATTGAATGTAGAGATAGAAAAACAAGTGAATTCCGTAAATTCATAATGGAGCAATCAAAAAGGAATTTAATTCGGCTATTTTCATTTTAGCCTATGAACTATTTCGGTTGATCAACCCGCCAACGAAATTCTTCGCGCTCCTTCAAGTCTTGTTATCTATATGACAGAAATTAGGCAACGAAATCTCCAATTTTCAACCTATGTTTGATATTCTAAAAGTCTAAAAGGTCGAAAGGTCGAAAGGTCGAAAGGTCGAAAGGTCGAAACTTCGAAAAGTCGAAAATACTTTTTTATTTCTCCCGCAGATCGCGCAGATCGCGCAGATTTTTCAAAATCATTTTTTTCAAAAGGTCGAAAGGTCAAAAGGTCGAAATCCCGATAAAATTGCATAATACTTCAGAAAAGAAATAATTAGCCTTATTTTATCGGGACGAAAGGTCGAAACTTCGAAAGGTCGAAACTTCGAAAGGTCGAAACTTCGAAAAGTCGAAAAGTCGAAAATACTTTTTTATTTCTCCCGCAGATCGCGCAGATCGCGCAGATTTTTCTAAATCATTTTTTTCAAAAGGTCGAAAGGTCAAAAGGTCAAAATCCCGACAAAATTGCATAATACTTCAGAAAAGAAATAGTTAGCCTTATTTTATCGGGACGAAAGGTCTAAAGGTCGAAACTTCGAAACTTCGAAAAGTCGAAAATACTTTTTTATTTCTCCCGCAGATCGCGCAGATCGCGCAGATTTTTCTAAATCATTTTTTTCAAAAGGTCGAAAGGTCTTTAGAAATGGCTTTCAACTTTTTGTAACTTCGCCGTTATGGAGCCCCTGATCAAAAAGATGACTGGCAACATGAATCATTGGTTGCGAACGATAAACGATTCATATAAAATTCCCAATGAAGAAAATATTCATGCTTTCAGATTGGTTATTAAGCAAATGAATGCTTATGCGCTGGTTTTGAAATTTCCTG contains the following coding sequences:
- a CDS encoding rhomboid family intramembrane serine protease, which produces MFDSILKDIRYKLKTGGFWIQCIAICIVVFLLLNVLKAWFTFSNGGIAGVAYYDIIHSVSLSSEWMDNVWHIWVWLTHIFVHEGFFHLLWNMMWLYWFAGIVEDLIGHRHSKYIFFEAALFGALVFLISAQFIPWYKHIEVHAYGASAAVNGLLFAAATISPTYNIRLFIFGNVQLKYLAMIILVLDILFAGQNSNSGGHFAHLGGALWGYLYIVFLRKGIQMDFIQQFSIPKSTKKSRTVKFQKRESGHDSEKPGEDRLNKILDKIHKQGIQALSEEERSFLDRRSKE
- a CDS encoding rhomboid family intramembrane serine protease yields the protein MFQITDAVKHLLFINIILFFASLSIMADFKHQLYLFYPGTPMFQPWQVITHMFMHGSANHLLFNMLSLFFIGPLMEQSLGTKKFTAYYLACGLGGAILHILSKFIIIQYMGAESEAYIPVVGASGAINGLFIGLAYLYPNLPMSLLFIPIPVKAKYLAMFFLAGDLIWGLSGYHTGIAHYAHLGGALMGFILLYFWRARP
- the mutL gene encoding DNA mismatch repair endonuclease MutL, which gives rise to MADIIRLLPDGVINQIAAGEVIQRPASVVKELIDNALDSGASDIKLLIRDAGKTLIQIHDNGCGMSPTDARMAFERHATSKILNADDLFKIQTKGFRGEALASIASVAQVELKTKPHDHVTGTRIVITESKIKNQEPCACNPGTQIQVKNLFFNVPARRKFLKSDSIELRHIVDEFIYQAVSFPEISFSLQINDEIKYKLTPSNLKQRIIAVFGKKYQEALLVVQPQSDVLEISGFIGKPEIARKTRGEQYLFVNRRAIRSSYLQHAVQAAYDQILQDDTYPFYVLFLNIDPEKIDINVHPTKNEIKFEEDKLVYQFLKAAVRYSLSQYSFTPMIDFDSANPGIDRALTGEFQHVMASGFSPIAENSKNIRWDQVAFPSEDPEATEQTQIIDSRMNSDPGVQNLELGEVASSFKAYQYLSSYIIVQLNTGITIIDQHLASERILYEYYKQRIQSKSRLTQKLLFPQTLHLTTQDAALLNEILEPLSYAGFEIEAFGSNSFVIHGIPAEIKIPSIEQLLVENVMEEYKRNQEIQLPFTDHIAQSLASAAALKRNKTLQAEEIEKLVEQLFLCEIPYTSPSGKKCIFHLSIEELQKKFS